In one Phyllostomus discolor isolate MPI-MPIP mPhyDis1 chromosome 8, mPhyDis1.pri.v3, whole genome shotgun sequence genomic region, the following are encoded:
- the GSG1L2 gene encoding germ cell-specific gene 1-like protein 2, with product MDRAQRQQALALLPICLALAFSLTALGSSHWYEGTRRVAKTLCQDHTGGPHCIHFSGDSRMDNESQAVQYIWEMGDDKFIRRRFHVGLWQSCEESPGSSAGERCRSFQSIIPTEEQGVLWLSIGAKVLNTLLMLTSAILLGSRVSYSSCGSHWFQVDAAVAVLMVLAGLLGMVAYVMYTTIFQITVSLGPEDWRPQTWNYGWSYCLAWGSFALCMAVSVMAMSRYSAAHLECTEEQRVQKGSRHSEHNVPEPEALEVVWETEAARSLVGQALVTFSEHLPPGAPVRVSMC from the exons ATGGACAGGGCCCAGCGGCAGCAGGCACTGGCCCTCCTCCCCATCTGCCTCGCCCTCGCCTTCTCCCTcacagccctgggcagcagccactGGTATGAGGGGACCCGGAGGGTGGCCAAGACACTGTGCCAGGACCACACGGGAGGGCCGCACTGCATTCATTTCAGTGGCGACAGCAGAATGGACAACGAGAGCCAGGCCGTCCAGTACATTTGGGAGATGGGGGACGACAAGTTCATCCGACGCAGGTTCCATGTGGGGCTCTGGCAGTCTTGCGAGGAGAGCCCTGGCAGCAGCGCAG GTGAAAGGTGCAGGAGTTTCCAGAGTATAATACCCACGGAAGAACAAG GTGTGTTGTGGCTGTCCATTGGGGCCAAGGTCCTGAATACCCTCCTGATGTTGACGAGCGCCATCCTTCTGGGCTCCAGAGTGAGTTACAGCAGCTGTGGGTCCCACTGGTTCCAGGTGGATGCCGCTGTAGCTGTCCTCATGGTGCTTGCAG GGCTGCTGGGCATGGTGGCCTACGTAATGTACACAACCATTTTTCAAATCACCGTGAGCCTTGGGCCAGAAGACTGGAGGCCTCAGACGTGGAACTATGGCTGGTCATACTG CCTCGCCTGGGGCTCTTTCGCCCTCTGCATGGCCGTGTCAGTCATGGCCATGAGCAGATACTCAGCAGCCCACCTGGAATGTACAGAGGAGCAGAGGGTACAGAAAGGCAGTCGGCACTCTGAACACAATGTCCCGGAACCTGAGGCTCTGGAAGTGGTTTGGGAAACAGAAGCTGCTCGAAGCCTTGTGGGGCAAGCGCTCGTGACTTTCTCTGAGCACCTGCCACCAGGTGCTCCAGTTAGGGTGTCCATGTGCTAG